In Luteimonas sp. MC1750, the following proteins share a genomic window:
- the upp gene encoding uracil phosphoribosyltransferase — MKIVEVRHPLVQHKLGLMRRVDNSTKTFRELAGEVASLLTYEATADLECEDSEVEGWAGTVRVRRIKGRKITLVPILRAGLGMLHGVLELIPAAKVGVVGIKRDESTLEAMAYYENLVGDMADRTALILDPMLATGGTLVATVDMLKKAGCTRIKGLFLVAAPEGLRALEARHPDVEVYVASIDERLNDLGYILPGLGDAGDKIFGTGA; from the coding sequence ATGAAGATCGTCGAAGTCCGCCATCCGCTGGTGCAGCACAAGCTCGGCCTCATGCGCCGCGTCGACAACAGCACCAAGACCTTCCGCGAACTCGCGGGCGAGGTCGCATCCCTGCTGACCTACGAGGCCACCGCCGACCTGGAGTGTGAGGACTCGGAGGTCGAGGGCTGGGCCGGCACGGTCCGCGTGCGCCGGATCAAGGGCCGCAAGATCACCCTGGTGCCGATCCTGCGCGCGGGCCTGGGCATGCTGCACGGCGTGCTGGAGCTGATTCCCGCGGCCAAGGTCGGCGTGGTCGGCATCAAGCGCGACGAGTCCACGCTCGAGGCCATGGCGTACTACGAGAACCTGGTTGGCGACATGGCCGACCGCACCGCGCTCATCCTCGATCCGATGCTGGCCACCGGCGGCACCCTGGTGGCCACGGTCGACATGCTGAAGAAAGCCGGCTGCACGCGGATCAAGGGCCTGTTCCTGGTCGCCGCGCCCGAGGGCCTGCGCGCGCTCGAGGCACGCCATCCCGACGTCGAGGTCTACGTCGCCTCGATCGACGAACGCCTCAACGACCTCGGCTACATCCTCCCGGGCCTGGGCGACGCCGGCGACAAGATCTTCGGCACCGGCGCCTGA